In the Dermochelys coriacea isolate rDerCor1 chromosome 23, rDerCor1.pri.v4, whole genome shotgun sequence genome, GGGGAGCAAAATCAGTAAGTTACAAAAGCAGAGGAACAGGCAAGGActaagtggggggagaggggagctaaAGGTGAGCACAAGAAGCTTGAATCTCATGCAGAAAAGTGGGGAGAGCCAGCAGAGGGATTCAAGCGGGTTTGAGATGGTTAAAGTAATAGGCCAGGATGATTAAGGCACCAAGGCATCACACTACACTAATACAAGGAACTAATAATTCAAAACTCCGCTGCTAAGATTAAGGTTTGTGGTCTGGATGCAGAAATCAGTGGATGCAGTTCTCTGACCTGCATGATacaggccagactagatgatcataatggtcacaTCTTGCCTTATAATCGATGAACGAATGGCCAGGAGAACAATGTGGATTGCAGGGATGCCATGGAGGGGATTGTAGGAGCCAAGTTAGATGATGAGGGCCCAGAGGAGAGAGTGAGCAGGATGGACAGAGATTAAAGGCAATTTGTTACAGAAGAAGCCGCAGCATGATTTAGGCACTACCTGGGTGTGTGAAAAGTTACATATGACACCCAGGTAGCAGGCCTGATGGTGGTGTTCTGAACAGTgacagagaaagggaaagaggaggtTGCTTTCCCTTTGGTTGCtagggcccaaatcctcaaaggtatttagggtccTAAtttccattgcaatcaatggaaaTTAAGGATAGCAGCAAGACATCCAGGAGGAAGATACACAGGACTGTAAGGCACCTCCTGGGTCATCACATCCAGTCCTCTGGTATTGCAGGCTACCACGTCACATAATCAAGTGAAGCGTCTCTGTCAGGAAATTGAACCCTGTCTCCCGCATAACAGGCAGGGATACTCACCGCTACGCTAAAGGAAGGCATGACCAAGGAGGATACAGAGACAGATGGTGATGTAGGACTGGACAAGTAGGGTTGAGTCATCAGTGTAAAGATGGTCATTGAAGCCAGGTGAGTGGAGGAGATGACAAAGAAAGGGTGTAGAGGGAGAAGACAAGGTCAAGGACACCACCTTGTGTGACCCCTCCTAGAAGTAGGCAAGAGAGAAGAAAATGGCAGAACTCGAGCTGACAGGGTATTAGTTAGCACAACTGGGTCTGTATTAGCTTCCCAAATGGAAAACACCAGGGAACAGGCTGAGAAACCTTTCATTGAGAAATCACTGCTTTAAATTCCGTCCTGGGGAGGGATGACTGGAAATGACCATCTGACAACTGCTCTATGTTAGGGGACATATCCACATGACAGTTAGTCTCCTTAGTAGTTTTGCTGACCCAAAAAAAGAACCCACACATTCCATTTTTAGAGCTTTTTACTTACATCAGCTACAGGACAGGCACTGTCCTTGGCCTTCAGACACGTGCTGGACATACAACTCTGAAAGTGTTACCCTAAAGCACAGACCTTTCAGTGCATCCACTGCACTTATTTCTTGGAATTAGCTCCAGCCACATGATAATATTAACAGCAGTTCTATTAAGCAACAGTTGCATGAGACCTTTGTGCATGTTGGGAGCAGTGTTCCCCGAGATCTTGGTCATTAATTCGCTTGGGACTAGCTGGGCAGCATTGTCATCATCAAAACTACAAAGACCCATCAGGGCTAAAGCAGCTCCATTTGATATTCCACATCCCATCATTTTGACAAGCCAGTGCCCATCAGTAACCAGTAACCAACCAGCCCAGCACTCCAAGCTGCCAACAGAACAGAGTAGCTCAGGTCCCCTAGTTCCAAGAGAAGGGGAAGGTTATGCAGGAGGCAGCTCCATCTGGATATCAGGCAGCAGGTTGCAGCTGGTGACGATGTCCATCTTGTCAGCCACAGCTTGCAAGTCATCCAGAATGAGGCGGATATTGTGCGAGGCATTGATGATGCCGCTCTGTGAGTTGCTGAGCTGTGCAGTGATGGTGCCGAGTTCCTTGGTGGCCATTTGATACACCTGCTTGATGGTGCTGCTGACATCGTAGTACAAGCGGGCATTGCTCTCAATCAGCTTCTGCTGCAGCAAGGTGCTGTAGCGCCCCTCGTGCTGGATACGAAGGGCAGGTTTCTCTTCTATTCCCATAGGAGACCTTGGCTCCTCCTTTCTGATGACAATCAGGGGAGGCAGGTCCAGGTCAACTAGCTTAGACTTGACTTTGTGCCCACTTGGGCTCCCTTCGTCTTCGTCATCGGTCTCAGACGCTTCCCCGAGGACTTTCACACCAgagaggctggggaaggaggcctGAGGAACAGATGACAGATAAACTTCTTCATCTGAATCAGTCTCAGATGCTTCCCCTTGAACCACTGCTTTGTACTGGGGCGCTGCCATCCTTGGACTTCAGCCACCTAAAGAAACAAAAGCAGTTCAGTCAGAGCAACAGAGGGGAAACTGCGACAATGGAGAAGAGCCTGAGACAGCTCAGAAGGTCGATGAGTCCCAGGAGCCTGGAAGAAGCTGGCAAGTGGTTGTGAAGTTCCAGGGGGGAGCAGCTAGGTGGGGCATTAGCTGAAGTGCTATATGCCAGCAACAACCAGCCCAACAGCCACTGGATGGCAGGTACCCAGCCAGGAGAGAGGCAATGAATGACCCCAAGTGGGGGGCAACACAGTAACAGAGACCACCAGTCCATGGCAAGGCGGACATCAGCGCAGGACAAAATATGGCCATGGGCAAAGTCCCGGAAGCCTGTCATTCATTTCTCAGGGAGACACACCCCTCTCACTTCCCATAGACATCtcttccacctctcctccccagcccctctcccagaAAGCACCCTGTTCCCCCTACACTGCCCTACCCCAACCCTCCAACCCACCCCCCTACTCCTCCACCCCTAGCCCTAGAGCACCCCTGCTTCCCCAGAGCACCCCCACACTTCCCTCCACATCCAGAGCACCCCTCCTGCAAGAgcatccccactcccctccctagagtgcccccactcccctccccagaacacctctgctccctgcccccgaGCGCCCCCACTCACCACAACCCTCCCCCCGGggcacccccactcccctcccccagagcagccccactccccccagggcacccccattcccttccccagAGCGCCTCTGCTCCCGCCCCCATGCACCCCCGCTCCCCCAACTTCCCCCCAGggcgcccccactcccctccccagaacacctctgctccctccccccgagCGCCCCcactctctccacccctcccccagggctcaTCCCACACTCCCCCCAAAATCCCTCAATGAACCCCCACACTCcgagcccccagcccagcccagcccccacccgcTTCTCTTCGCTACCCGCTATCGCGGAGGCGGAACAGGAACGGCACTGATGGAGTCAGGTCACATGATCCACGAGCAGATAGGTCACATGATCAGTCACGCGGTGTCCAATCCCGGAAGGCGGAACGGCGGCCATGGCTGACTCGCCGCTGTTCCAGGCGCTGCACATGGAGATGGCGCATGCGCTGTGTGcggtgaggggagggggtgagagggaaCCGAGCCGGGGTCATGGCTCCGTGTCGGCCGCGAGCCGCTGCGTGGCGGGCGGGTGCGCTGCCGAGGGGCGGGGCTTCGTGCcggaggctgggtgcagtgggggcggggctctgtgCGAGAGGCTGGGTGCAGTGTGGGCGGGGCTTcgtgccagaggctgggtgcagtggaggcgggGCTCTGTGCGAGAGGCTGGGTGCAGTGTGGGCGGGGCTTCGTGCcggaggctgggtgcagtgggggcggggctccatgccagaggctgggtgcagagtaggggctgtgcagtgggggcagggctctgtgccagaggctgggtgcagtgggggcggggctccctGCCAGAGGCTGGCTGTAGTATGGGCGGGTCtccatgccagaggctgggtgcagtgtAGGGTCTGTGCAGTGTGGGGCGGGGCTTcgtgccagaggctgggtgcagtgggggcggggctccatgccagaggctgggtgcagagtAGGGGCTGTGCAGTGTGGGTGGGGCTCTGTGCGAGAGGCTGGGTGCAGAGTAGGGTctgtgcagtgggggcagggctctgtgccagaggctgggtgcagtgggggcggggctccatgccagaggctgggtgcagagtaggggctgtgcagtgggggcagggctctgtgccagaggctgggtgcagtgggggcggggctccgtGCCAGAGGCTGGCTGTAGTATGGGCGGGGCtccatgccagaggctgggtgcagtgtAGGGTCTGTGCAGTGTGAGGCGGGGCTTCGTtccagaggctgggtgcagtgggggcggggcttcgtgccagaggctgggtgcagtgggggcggagCTCCGTGCcggaggctgggtgcagtgggggcggggctccgtTCCAGAGACTGGGTGCAGAGTCGGGGCTGTGCAGTGTGGGTGGGGCTccgtgccagaggctgggtgcagtgggggcggggctccatgccagaggctgggtgcacAGTAGGGGCTGTGCAGTGTGGGTGGGGCTCTGTGCGAGAGGCTGGGTGCAGAGTAGGGTctgtgcagtgggggcagggctctgtgccagaggctgggtgcagtgggggcggggctccgtGCCAGAGGCTGGCTGTAGTATGGGCGGGGCtccatgccagaggctgggtgcagtgtAGGGTCTGTGCAGTGTGGGGCGGGGCTTcgtgccagaggctgggtgcagtgggggcggggcttcgttccagaggctgggtgcagtgggggcggggctccgtgccagaggctgggtgcagtgggggcggggctccgtGCCGGAGGCTGGGTGCAGAGTAGGGGCTGTGCAGTGTGGGTGGGGCTCTGTGCGAGAGGCTGGGTGCAGAGTAGGGTctgtgcagtgggggcagggctctgtgccagaggctgggtgcagtgggggcggggctccatgccagaggctgggtgcagagtaggggctgtgcagtgggggcagggctctgtgccagaggctgggtgcagtgggggcggggctccgtGCCAGAGGCTGGCTGTAGTATGGGCGGGGCtccatgccagaggctgggtgcagtgtAGGGTCTGTGCAGTGTGAGGCGGGGCTTCGTtccagaggctgggtgcagtgggggcggggcttcgtgccagaggctgggtgcagtgggggcggagCTCCGTGCcggaggctgggtgcagtgggggcggggctccgtTCCAGAGACTGGGTGCAGAGTCGGGGCTGTGCAGTGTGGGTGGGGCTccgtgccagaggctgggtgcagtgggggcggggctccatgccagaggctgggtgcacAGTAGGGGCTGTGCAGTGTGGGTGGGGCTCTGTGCGAGAGGCTGGGTGCAGAGTAGGGTctgtgcagtgggggcagggctctgtgccagaggctgggtgcagtgggggcggggctccgtGCCAGAGGCTGGCTGTAGTATGGGCGGGGCtccatgccagaggctgggtgcagtgtAGGGTCTGTGCAGTGTGGGGCGGGGCTTcgtgccagaggctgggtgcagtgggggcggggcttcgttccagaggctgggtgcagtgggggcggggctccgtgccagaggctgggtgcagtgggggcggggctccgtGCCGGAGGCTGGGTGCAGAGTAGGGGCTGTGCAGTGTGGGTGGGGCTccgtgccagaggctgggtgcagtgggggcggggctccgtgccagaggctgggtgcagagtagggtctgtgcagtgggggcggggctccatgccagaggctgggtgcagtgggggcggggctccgtgccagaggctgggtacagtgggggcggggctccgtgccagaggctgggtgcagtgggggcggggctccgtgccagaggctgggtgcagtgggggcggggctccattgcagaggctgggtgcagagtAGGGGCTGTGCAGTGTGGGTGGGGCtccatgccagaggctgggtgcagtgggggcggggctccgtgccagaggctgggtgcagtgggggcagggctccgTGCTGGAGGCTGGGTGCAGAGTAGGGGCTGTGcagtggtggcagggctccgtgccagaggctgggtgtACTGTGGGCGGGGCTccgtgccagaggctgggtgcagagtAGGGGCTGTGCAGTGTGGGTGGGGCtccatgccagaggctgggtgcagagtAGGGGCTGTGCAGTGTGGGTGGGGCTCTGTGCaagaggctgggtgcagtgggggcggggatCTGTGCGAGAGGCTGGGTGCAGAGTAGGGTctgtgcagtgggggcagggctctatgccagaggctgggtgcagtgtgggtggggctctgtgccagaggctgggtgcagtgggggcggggctctgtgCGAGAGGTTGGGTGCAGAGTAGAGTCTGTGCAGTGGTGGCTGGGCTCTGTGCCAGAGGCTGGCTGTAGTATGGTTGGGGCTccgtgccagaggctgggtgcagtgtAGGGTCTGTGCAGTGTGGGGCGGGGCTCTCTGCCAGAGGCTCTGTGCAGTGGTAGTGGGGctctgtgccagaggctgggtgcagtgtAGGGTCTGTGCAGTGTGGGGCGGGGCTCTCTGCCAGAGGCTCTGTGCAGTGGTAGTGGGGCTCTGTGCCAGAGGCTGGATGCAGTGAAGGGTCTGTGCAGTGTGGGGCGGGGCTTcgtgccagaggctgggtgcagtgggggcggggctccgtgccagaggctgggtgcagtgggggcggggctccgtGCCGGAGGCTGGGTGCAGAGTAGGGGCTGTGCAGTGTGGGTGGGGCTccgtgccagaggctgggtgcagtgggggcggggctccatggcagaggctgggtgcagagtAGGGGCTGTGCAGTGTGGGTGGGGCtccatgccagaggctgggtgcagtgggggcggggctccgtgccagaggctgggtgcagtgggggcagggctccgtgcaggaggctgggtgcagagtaggggctgtgcagtgggggcggggctccatgccagaggctgggtgcagtgggggcggggctccatgccagaggctgggtgcagagtaggggctgtgcagtggtggcagggctccgtgccagaggctgggtgcagtgggggcagggctccgtgcaggaggctgggtgcagagtaggggctgtgcagtgggggcggggctccatgccagaggctgggtgcagtgggggcggggctccatgccagaggctgggtgcagagtaggggctgtgcagtggtggcagggctccgtgccagaggctgggtgtACTGTGGGCAGGGCTccgtgccagaggctgggtgcagagtAGGGGCTGTGCAGTGTGGGTGGGGCtccatgccagaggctgggtgcagagtAGGGGCTGTGCAGTGTGGGTGGGGCTCTGTGCaagaggctgggtgcagtgggggcggggatCTGTGCGAGAGGCTGGGTGCAGAGTAGGGTctgtgcagtgggggcagggctctatgccagaggctgggtgcagtgtgggtggggctctgtgccagaggctgggtgcagtgggggcggggctctgtgCGAGAGGTTGGGTGCAGAGTAGAGTCTGTGcagtggtggcagggctctgtgccagaggctgggtgcagtgggggcggggctccgtGCCAGAGGCTGGCTGTAGTATGGTTGGGGCTccgtgccagaggctgggtgcagtgtAGGGTCTGTGCAGTGTGGG is a window encoding:
- the BLOC1S3 gene encoding biogenesis of lysosome-related organelles complex 1 subunit 3; translation: MAAPQYKAVVQGEASETDSDEEVYLSSVPQASFPSLSGVKVLGEASETDDEDEGSPSGHKVKSKLVDLDLPPLIVIRKEEPRSPMGIEEKPALRIQHEGRYSTLLQQKLIESNARLYYDVSSTIKQVYQMATKELGTITAQLSNSQSGIINASHNIRLILDDLQAVADKMDIVTSCNLLPDIQMELPPA